CAATGCCCAAGATCGACACCAGCCTGTTTGAAATCGGCACCCTGGACCGCCTGGCGGCAGGCGACACGGGCATCCACGACCTGGACCCCAGGGCCAAGCTGATCGCGACCCTGGCGTTCATCCTGACGGTGGTTTCCTTCGGGCGCTATGAAGTGGCGTCCCTCCTGCCGCTCCTGGCCTTCCCCCTGACGCTGGCCATCCTGGGGCGGGTTCCCGGACCGTACCTTTTGCGCAAGCTGCTCATCGCATCCCCGTTCGCCGTGATGGTCGGCATGTTCAATCCGCTTCTGGACCAGACCGTCCTTCTGAATGTCTCCGGTCTGAACGTGACCGGCGGCTGGGTGTCCTTCGCCGCGATCCTGCTGCGCTTCGCCCTGAGCGTGACGGCCGCCCTGGTCCTCATCGCCACCACCGGATTCGCCCAGGTCTGCATGGCCCTGACCCGCCTGGGCACCCCGCGCATCTTTGCCACCCAACTTCTTTTTCTGTACCGCTACATCTTCGTGCTCACGGAGGAAGGCCTGCGCATGAGCCGGGCCCGGGACCTCCGGTCGTTCGGGCACCGCGGCACGGGACTAAGAATCTACGGGTTCATGCTCGGCCAGCTGCTGCTGCGCACCATGGACCGGGCCGGGCGCATCCATCGCGCCATGCTCTGCAGGGGGTTTGACGGGGAAGTCCGCCTCAACCGGCGTCTGCAGTGGCGGCGGGGAGATGTGCTCTTCATGTGCGGATGGCTGGGCTTCTTCGCCCTGGTCAGAGTGTTCAACCTGCCTCAGGAACTTGGGCAGATGCTGCTGAAGGTGATCGCGTGAGCCACCATATCGTCGAAGTCCAGGACCTGCGCTTTGCCTACCCGGACGGCAACGAGGCCCTTTCAGGGCTCTCTTTCCGCATCCACCACGGGGAGTCCGTGGCCATCGTCGGCGCCAACGGTGCGGGAAAATCGACTCTGCTCCTGCACCTGAACGGCTGCCTGGTCCCCAAGCAGGGCACGGTGCGCATCGGGGATTTTCCGCTGACCGAGAAAACCCTGCCCGATGTCCGCCGCACCGTGGGCATGGTCTTCCAGGACCCCGACGACCAGCTCTTCATGCCTACGGTTTACGACGATGTGGCCTTCGGGCCCCTCAACCTGGGCCTGCCGTTCGACGAGGTGGACGCCCGGGTGCGCTCGGCCCTGGCCACCGTCGGCGGGGAGCACCTGTCCAGACGCCCCCCCTACCGCCTTTCCGGCGGCGAAAAACGCGCGGTGGCCATCGCCACGGTGCTGTCCATGAGCCCGAACATCCTGGTTCTGGACGAACCCACGTCCAACCTGGACCCCCGCGCCCGGCGCAACCTCATCAACCTGCTGCACGGCTTCGAGCACACCAAGATCATCGCCACCCACGACTTGGACATGGTCATGGACCTCTGCGGCCGGACCATCGTCATGCACCGGGGGCACATCCTGGCCGACGGCCCCACCCGCGACATCTTCGCCGACGACCGCCTGCTGGACGAAGGGCACCTCGAACGGCCCCTGTCCCTGCGCTAACCCGCCTCAACAGAGACTCCCGCCTTGCGTCCGAACACGCGCCCTGCGAACCGGGCGTCTTGTCCAGATGCACGTGACAGTCCGGCGTGATGTAGAGCGTCAGGAGCGGTAACGTGATCAGGCCGCCCACCAGCACAGATCCAGAGGCGGCCGCGCCAACAGGTCCGAATTTGTTTTATAACCTTGTTAAATCGAGATACCCCGCAGTACAAGCTGATGCAGTTCCTTCAATATGCGCTCATCAAGCGGGATTTTCTCCTTCACGAGACTTTCCAGATACGAGATGGCAGCGGCATGATTGATGACTTCAAGGTGGTGCCGCAGCGGTTTGCCACCGATAGCCAAGCCCTCTTCCAGGACCACCTTGACTTCCATGAGGGTCAGCGTGTTCCCCTCGATGGCGTCCTGGGTTGAATCGCATTTAATTCGGACCAGTTTCAGCACGTTCTCAATATTCGCCCTTATCCCGGACAGGCCCGCTTTTTCTCGTTTAGGATCGAGTCGGCAATCCGTGGCCGAACGCAAAAAAGAAAAAGCCGCTGAAACTACTACATTTCAGCGGCTTATCTTTTTAGATGGTGTCGAAGGGGGGACTAGTAAAAACGTCGCAGCTAATTCTTCAAAATCAATCAAATTTAGCTAGTTAAGAACAAAAACAATATCTAATTTATGACCTACATTCTTGACCCCGCAGAATCAAGCAAAAAAATGAATTTGAATGGTCCAGCCGTGAACCTCTACTCTGGAAACTCATCGACTTTCCCAATTGGCGAACAGGCCAAACTTTTCTCTTTGAGCGAAGGTGTTATCGCAGCTTGAGGGAAATGCATGGGCGTCCACGGTGTGGATGCAATTGAACATGGTGCGCTTTCGAATATGAAATTTCTGTACGAGCAGGTGAAGTTGGCTGACAGAATCATCAACTTTTAGTTGCGACAAACGAAGAGACCTCTCTCACCCCGAAACCCGTAAAAAATTCGGGAAGTTACTTTTTAATTGGAAACCTCAACGAATCTTTAAAGCAGAGATCAGCCTTTGATAATAAAAGGGGAGCCGAAGCCCCCCTTTATCTATTTACCCGCCATCATGGCTGCGATGTCATCCTGCACTGTTCCGATTGGTTTGATGTTGAAATTTTCAACCAGTACCTTGGCCACGTTCGGGGACAAAAACGCCGGAAGCGTGGGCCCGAGGCGAATTCCCTTCACACCTAAGAATAGGAGCGCCAGAAGCACGGCAACGGCCTTCTGCTCGTACCAGGCGATATCGTAGGATACGGGCAGATCGTTGATGTCATCGAGGCCGAAGACTTCTTTGAGTTTCAGAGCAATTACGGCCAGGGAATACGAGTCGTTGCACTGCCCGGCGTCCAGCACGCGCGGGATGCCACCGATGTCACCGAGATTCAGTTTATTATAGCGATACTTTGCGCAACCGGCCGTCAAGATCACGGTGTCCTTGGGCAGATTTTCGGCCACTTCAGTGTAATAGGAACGAGACTTCTGCCGACCGTCACACCCGGCCATGACCACAAAGCGCTTGATCGCGCCGGACTTGACAGCCTCAACCACCTTGTCGGCCAAGGCCAGTACCTGATGATGGGCGAACCCGCCGACGATGCTCCCAGTCTCGATCTCAACGGGAGGAGGACATTTCTTGGCCTGTGCGATCAGCGCCGAGAAATCCTTGGCTCCGCCCGCAGGCCGGTCCGCGATGTGCTTAGCACCCTCATACCCAACCACGCCAGTGGTGTAGAGACGGTCCAGATAGGTGTTCTCTTTTTTGAGCGGTACCAGACAATTTGTGGTCAGCAAGATGGGGCCGTTGAAGGACTCGAATTCGGGATTCTGCTGCCACCAGGAGCCGCCGTAATTGCCCACGAAATGCGGGTACTTCTTGAACGCCGGATAATAGTTGGCGGGAAGCATTTCGCCGTGGGTGTAAACGTCCACGCCTGTGCCCTCGGTCTGCTTCAGCAGCTCGGCCATATCCTTCAGGTCATGGCCGCTGATGAGGATACCGGGGTTCTTGCCCACGCCGATGTTGACCTGGGTTATTTCCGGGTTGCCGTAGGTAGTGGTGTTGGCCTCGTCCAGCAGAGCCATGGTGGTTACGGCCATGCCGCCAGCCTTCATAACCAGGGCGACCATTTCATCCACGGACAAATCCTTGGTCGTTGAAGCCAGAGCCTCAAGCATGAAATCGTCGATTTCGGCCTTGCGGAAGCCCAGCACAGCAGCGTGCTCGGCATAGGCGGCCACGCCTTTGAGGCCGATTATCAGCAGCTCGCGCAGGGAACGCACATCCTCGTTGGCGGCGGACAGGATGCCTACGCTCTTGGCCTTTTCGGCAAAAGCGGAAGAGCTCCCGGTCCAGGTCGCTGCTTCGGGCAACGGGTCGGTGAAATCCTTGCCGTGCTTGGCCTTGTAGGCGGCTAGGAAGGAATTTTTAAGTTTGTCGCGACGAGCCAAGCCGTCCTGGATCATGGCCACAAAACGGGCGTCGTCCCAGTTGGCGTTGGTGATGGTGGCAAACAGCCCCTGAAGCACAAAATCGTCATTGGAGTGGTCCGGCTGGCCCAGTTCTTTCAACCTTTCACCATACACGGCAATGCCGCGCAGCACGAAAATGAGCAAATCCTGCAAATTGGCGGTTTCTTCCGGCTTACCGCACATGCCTTTGACCGTGCATCCCGTATTCTTCGCCGTTTCCTGACACTGGAAGCAAAACATAGTGACCTCCTTTATAATTACTGTTGCCAATCGCGCGACAATGCACGCACCTCAAATCGATACTAGAAAAAAACTACATCTGAAAGCCGATTTCCTTATGCTTGGCGGCAATGGCATCCGCCAGACGATCCAGGGCAACATACGTGTCGTCTGTGGGCAACCCCTTACACAGCACAGGATCCAGCACCTCGACCTTCAGGTTGGGAATCATGCCGGCCAGAGTTTCCACTGTCTTGCCGCCCCAGCCGTATGAACCGACTATGGACAGGTATTTGGCCTTGGGCCGCAGGGCGTTGGCCAAAAATGCCGCGTAGGCGGCCATGGGATGCGGACCGGCAAGCACTGTGGGGGTGCCGAGCACGATGGTGCCCGCATCCACCAGGGACATGGCCAGCTTGCCGATGTCGGTCACGGCAAGGTTAAAGAGTTCCACCCTCACATCGCGTTCGGACAAGGCTGCCGCCAGGTGGTCGACCATGAGCCTGGTGCTGCCGTGCATGGACACGAAGGGAAAGGCCACCAGATTGTGTGCCACACCTGAAACCCAGTCCTTGTAGGCGTCCACAATCCAGCCGGGGCTATCGTAAATCTGGCCGTGACTGGGGGCGATCATGCGGATGTCGTAGGGGCTGATTTTCTCCAGGTTTTTGGCGATTATGGTCCTAAATGGCATCATAATCTCGCCAAAATAACGTTTTGCCGCTTCATGTACCCGACCTTGGTCGCGCACAAAGAGATCGCTCGTTGCGATGTGCGAGCCAAAAAAGTCGCCACTGAACAGAATCTTGTCTTCGGCCAGGTAGGTGGACATGGTTTCCGGCCAGTGCACCCAAGGCGTGAGAATAAATGTGAGCGTCTTGTCGCCAAGGGAAAGGGTTTCGCCGTCCCCGACCACGATGAATTTGTCCTCAGGGATGAGCAAAAGATCCATGAGCATGGACTTTGCCTTGGCGTTGGTGACGACCTTGGCCTCCGGGTACAGATCCAGCACCAGGGCGATGGTCCCGGAATGATCCTGCTCCGCATGCTGGGATATTACGTAATCAAGCTTTTCCACACCATCCAGATGCCCAAGCAGCGTGTCGACCATATCCGGGTCCACAGCGTCAATGAGCGCGGTTTTCTCACTGCCGTCCACGAGATAGGCGTTGTAGGTTGTCCCATCGGGGAGCGGAACCAGGGAGTCGAACAACCGCCTGTCCCAATCCACTGCACCAACCCAATACACTGATTCTACAATTTTTCTCATTTTTTTCTCCATTACTGAATTTTAGTATCAAAAATTACAGACTTGTTTCTTCCAGTTCTTTTAGCTTCATACAAAGCTTTGTCAGCTTGATTATAATAATCATCATGACTCATTCCATCTGTATACACAGAAGCACCTATGCTAATCGTTATCTTGGACTTGTCTTTGGAAAATTCTTTCTCCACTACGCTCCGAATTTTTTCAGCCAAAAGTAACGCGCTTTCGCGATCTGTCTCAGGTGATAACACAGCAAATTCTTCCCCCCCGATCCGGTAGAAAAAGTCTGTCTTTCTGATACATTGCCTGACCGTCCCAGCCATTTTTTTAAGAACCCTATCCCCTTCTGCATGCCCCAAAGAATCGTTAACTTTTTTAAAATGATCTATATCCATTATAAACAATGAAAACTCCCTCTTGTTTCTCTCATACCTATCTATTTCTTCTTTGATATCCAGATCAAATTGGCTTCTATTATAAACAGATGTCAGGCTATCATGGCAAGAACTATGCTCGACTTTTTGCACGAAAAATTTTGATATCATATAAAAAATGAACGATGATGCAAAAAGGAAAAATACATAGTAGTACAATTTTTTAATATTTGATGTTTTACGATCAGATCCAATAACTTTTCTCAGCATCAGAGAGTTTGAACCACTCCAAATAGATTCACTCATCAAAGATAATTCTTGTAAAAATTGCTGATTTCCAGATCTATTTTTATATAAAATATCTTTAAACGCACTCCATTCGTTATAGAGGCTTTTAAAAGGCTGGATTATCTCTGGGTCAAACCTAAATTCAGACGCCTTGCCTTCAGCAAGGTAAATAGCAAATATTTTATCCACCTCGCTAACAGAATAATCAGCATTATCAATATTTTTAAGCAATTCAAATTTAAAAATTCTTTGTGTCGATCCACGGATAAACCCGATATTGTTAATTAGCTTAGCATCACGCTCCAATGAAGAATGAATTGAATATATGTTCCACACAATAAATATATTAATCATAAAAAGAATCAGAGAAAAAAAAGAGATTAGCTTTGATGCAAAGAGTTTTTTCATTAACACCTCATAATTTTTTAAAACCAAAATTCAGGATAACGCCTGTTTTTTGCAAAATTATTTAAAAAAACAGCAACAATGATAAGAATAATAGCCCCGAGTCCAACAGGTACAAATGCATAAAAATAACTCAATTTATGCACTGGCTCTCCGCCAATAACAGCAATAAGAGCCGTCGCCCCTCCTGGAGGATGCAGCGTTTTTGTCATATGCATCACGGCAATGGCTGTAGAAACGGCCAACGCTGCTGCCAGCCAGACAATATCTCCAACAAGCTGATATGAAAACACCCCGATCAGCGCAGAAATGACGTGTCCTCCGAGAACATTTCTGGGCTGGGCCAACGGACTTCGAATCGCTCCGTAAACGAGGACCGCAGTTGCGCCAAAGGATCCAATGAGCAACCCTTGTCCGAACTCATC
This genomic stretch from Desulfomicrobium macestii harbors:
- the hcp gene encoding hydroxylamine reductase; protein product: MFCFQCQETAKNTGCTVKGMCGKPEETANLQDLLIFVLRGIAVYGERLKELGQPDHSNDDFVLQGLFATITNANWDDARFVAMIQDGLARRDKLKNSFLAAYKAKHGKDFTDPLPEAATWTGSSSAFAEKAKSVGILSAANEDVRSLRELLIIGLKGVAAYAEHAAVLGFRKAEIDDFMLEALASTTKDLSVDEMVALVMKAGGMAVTTMALLDEANTTTYGNPEITQVNIGVGKNPGILISGHDLKDMAELLKQTEGTGVDVYTHGEMLPANYYPAFKKYPHFVGNYGGSWWQQNPEFESFNGPILLTTNCLVPLKKENTYLDRLYTTGVVGYEGAKHIADRPAGGAKDFSALIAQAKKCPPPVEIETGSIVGGFAHHQVLALADKVVEAVKSGAIKRFVVMAGCDGRQKSRSYYTEVAENLPKDTVILTAGCAKYRYNKLNLGDIGGIPRVLDAGQCNDSYSLAVIALKLKEVFGLDDINDLPVSYDIAWYEQKAVAVLLALLFLGVKGIRLGPTLPAFLSPNVAKVLVENFNIKPIGTVQDDIAAMMAGK
- the cbiQ gene encoding cobalt ECF transporter T component CbiQ, yielding MPKIDTSLFEIGTLDRLAAGDTGIHDLDPRAKLIATLAFILTVVSFGRYEVASLLPLLAFPLTLAILGRVPGPYLLRKLLIASPFAVMVGMFNPLLDQTVLLNVSGLNVTGGWVSFAAILLRFALSVTAALVLIATTGFAQVCMALTRLGTPRIFATQLLFLYRYIFVLTEEGLRMSRARDLRSFGHRGTGLRIYGFMLGQLLLRTMDRAGRIHRAMLCRGFDGEVRLNRRLQWRRGDVLFMCGWLGFFALVRVFNLPQELGQMLLKVIA
- a CDS encoding HPP family protein, whose amino-acid sequence is MSEVAWSWLGAFVGIALVGLLQGMFLDEFGQGLLIGSFGATAVLVYGAIRSPLAQPRNVLGGHVISALIGVFSYQLVGDIVWLAAALAVSTAIAVMHMTKTLHPPGGATALIAVIGGEPVHKLSYFYAFVPVGLGAIILIIVAVFLNNFAKNRRYPEFWF
- a CDS encoding FprA family A-type flavoprotein yields the protein MRKIVESVYWVGAVDWDRRLFDSLVPLPDGTTYNAYLVDGSEKTALIDAVDPDMVDTLLGHLDGVEKLDYVISQHAEQDHSGTIALVLDLYPEAKVVTNAKAKSMLMDLLLIPEDKFIVVGDGETLSLGDKTLTFILTPWVHWPETMSTYLAEDKILFSGDFFGSHIATSDLFVRDQGRVHEAAKRYFGEIMMPFRTIIAKNLEKISPYDIRMIAPSHGQIYDSPGWIVDAYKDWVSGVAHNLVAFPFVSMHGSTRLMVDHLAAALSERDVRVELFNLAVTDIGKLAMSLVDAGTIVLGTPTVLAGPHPMAAYAAFLANALRPKAKYLSIVGSYGWGGKTVETLAGMIPNLKVEVLDPVLCKGLPTDDTYVALDRLADAIAAKHKEIGFQM
- a CDS encoding Fic family protein, with the translated sequence MLKLVRIKCDSTQDAIEGNTLTLMEVKVVLEEGLAIGGKPLRHHLEVINHAAAISYLESLVKEKIPLDERILKELHQLVLRGISI
- a CDS encoding energy-coupling factor ABC transporter ATP-binding protein, with the translated sequence MSHHIVEVQDLRFAYPDGNEALSGLSFRIHHGESVAIVGANGAGKSTLLLHLNGCLVPKQGTVRIGDFPLTEKTLPDVRRTVGMVFQDPDDQLFMPTVYDDVAFGPLNLGLPFDEVDARVRSALATVGGEHLSRRPPYRLSGGEKRAVAIATVLSMSPNILVLDEPTSNLDPRARRNLINLLHGFEHTKIIATHDLDMVMDLCGRTIVMHRGHILADGPTRDIFADDRLLDEGHLERPLSLR
- a CDS encoding GGDEF domain-containing protein, whose product is MKKLFASKLISFFSLILFMINIFIVWNIYSIHSSLERDAKLINNIGFIRGSTQRIFKFELLKNIDNADYSVSEVDKIFAIYLAEGKASEFRFDPEIIQPFKSLYNEWSAFKDILYKNRSGNQQFLQELSLMSESIWSGSNSLMLRKVIGSDRKTSNIKKLYYYVFFLFASSFIFYMISKFFVQKVEHSSCHDSLTSVYNRSQFDLDIKEEIDRYERNKREFSLFIMDIDHFKKVNDSLGHAEGDRVLKKMAGTVRQCIRKTDFFYRIGGEEFAVLSPETDRESALLLAEKIRSVVEKEFSKDKSKITISIGASVYTDGMSHDDYYNQADKALYEAKRTGRNKSVIFDTKIQ